The Megachile rotundata isolate GNS110a chromosome 11, iyMegRotu1, whole genome shotgun sequence genome includes a region encoding these proteins:
- the FRG1 gene encoding FSHD region gene 1, giving the protein MSEYDKVRTGKLVLKGEKIRSKKRKAKRQEKEHVTTSENKDTVTHGGWWKATQVSDVTGTVAIEFGNHTYMKALDNGLFTLGAPHDEGEGPSPEEILTAFPIGETKVALKSGYGKYLGVDKNGIVVGRSDAVGTIEQWEPIFQDNKLAILNSNNCFMSVTDEDDIICQSRTAGSSEFCIIRSITQKTQDPNKDVPKEEQGSLHDVEINYVRKFQKFQDKKLKINQTNRSELEKAKREGNLHETLLDRRSKMKADRYCK; this is encoded by the exons ATGTCAGAATACGATAAAGTTAGAACAGGAAAACTTGTCTTGAAAGGTGAAAAAATAAG gTCAAAGAAACGAAAAGCAAAACGGCAGGAAAAAGAACATGTTACTACTTCTGAAAACAAAGACACTGTGACCCATG GTGGGTGGTGGAAAGCTACACAAGTATCGGATGTTACTGGCACAGTGGCAATTGAATTtggaaatcatacatacatgaaAGCTTTGGACAATGGTTTATTTACTCTGGGTGCACCTCACGATGAAGGTGAAGGACCTTCGCCAGAAGAGATTCTGACAGCATTTCCAATAGGTGAAACTAAAGTTGCACTGAAATCTGGTTATGGGAAATATTTAGGTGTTGATAAAAATGGTATTGTTGTTGGAAGAAGCGATGCAGTGGGCACAATCGAACAATGGGAACCAATCTTTCAG gATAATAAGCTTGCTATTCTAAATAGCAACAATTGCTTTATGTCAGTTACAGACGAAGACGATATTATTTGCCAGAGCAGAACTGCTGGCTCCTctgaattttgtataataagaAGTATAACTCAGAAAACCCAAGATCCAAATAAAGATGTTCCAAAAGAAGAGCAAGGTTCTCTTCATGATGTTGAAATAAATTACGT GAggaagttccaaaaattccaggaCAAAAAACTGAAAATAAATCAGACAAATCGTTCTGAATTAGAGAAGGCAAAACGCGAGGGAAACTTACACGAAACTTTATTAGATAGAAGAAGTAAAATGAAAGCAGAtcgatattgtaaataa